The proteins below are encoded in one region of Corvus hawaiiensis isolate bCorHaw1 chromosome 3, bCorHaw1.pri.cur, whole genome shotgun sequence:
- the RHOU gene encoding rho-related GTP-binding protein RhoU has protein sequence MPPQQEGEAGYISKPVPPGGCEVPPVPPRRVRSGRAAAALGAALGGRCRAAGSGAVAGAGAGAGSEPRRSIKCVLVGDGAVGKTSLVVSYTTNGYPTEYIPTAFDNFSAVVSVDGKPVRLQLCDTAGQDEFDKLRPLCYTNTDIFLLCFSVVSPSSFQNVSEKWVPEIRCHCPKAPIILVGTQSDLREDVKVLIELDKCKEKPVSEEAAKLCAEEIKATSYIECSALTQKNLKEVFDAAIVAGIQYSDTQQQPKKSKCRTPDKMKNLSKSWWKKYCCFV, from the exons ATGCCGCCGCAGCAGGAGGGCGAGGCGGGATACATCAGCAAGCCCGTGCCGCCGGGCGGCTGTGAAGTGCCGCCGGTGCCCCCGCGCAGGGTACgcagcgggcgggcggcggcggcgctgggagctgccctgggcgGCCGCTGCCGGGCGGCGGGGTCCGGGGCCGTggccggagccggggccggAGCAGGGTCCGAGCCGCGGCGTAGCATCAAGTGCGTTCTGGTGGGGGACGGCGCGGTGGGGAAGACCAGCCTGGTGGTGAGCTACACCACGAATGGGTACCCCACCGAATACATCCCCACCGCCTTCGACAACTTCTCCG CTGTTGTGTCTGTCGATGGCAAGCCGGTGAGACTTCAGCTCTGTGACACAGCTGGTCAG GATGAATTCGACAAGCTCAGGCCTCTGTGCTACACCAACACGGACATCTTCTTGTTGTGCTTCAGCGTGGTGAGCCCTTCGTCCTTCCAGAATGTGAGTGAGAAGTGGGTTCCCGAAATTCGCTGCCACTGCCCCAAGGCGCCCATTATCCTGGTTGGGACACAGTCAGACCTCCGGGAGGATGTCAAAGTCCTCATCGAGCTGGACAAGTGCAAAGAAAAGCCTGTCTCGGAGGAGGCTGCAAAGCTCTGTGCTGAGGAAATAAAAGCCACGTCCTACATCGAGTGCTCCGCTTTGACTCAGAAAAACCTCAAGGAGGTCTTTGATGCAGCCATCGTGGCTGGTATTCAGTACTCGGATACCCAGCAGCAACCAAAGAAATCCAAATGTAGGACTCCAGACAAGATGAAAAACCTCTCCAAATCCTGGTGGAAAAAATACTGCTGTTTTGTATAG